In the Armatimonadota bacterium genome, TCGGCGACGCGGTAGAGCAGCTGGGCGTGCCCGATCTCGTCCTGCACCTTGGCGATCAGCGCCATCTTGCGCGCCAGCGTCGGTGCCCGGGGAATCCACTCGCGCTCGGGCAGCGCGCCCATCAGCTCGGAGTTGGCGTGCATCTGGATCAGCCGGAGGCACTCGGCGCGGTAACGCGCGGGCATCCACTCGCCCGCCTCCACCCGTTCGCCGGCGGCGATCCGCGCCTCGAACGCCGCCAGCTGTTCGGGATCGTCCTCGGGCGCTGCCGGCTGGTGATGCATCATCCGGTCACTCCCCGCCCCACGATCGTGTCCCATTGTACGCACCCGGCGCGTGCGCTTCAACACCCTCGGTCAGGGTGTTTCGGATCGAGCTGCACCTGGGCACGCGACGTGGTCACCAGCGCAGCCTGCAGCCGATCGTAGGTCTCCGTCAGGTGCTGGGGTAGCACCTTGGTCGCCGCCAGCACCGGCATGAAGTTCGTGTCACCCACCCATCGGGGGACCACGTGCACGTGCAGGTGGTCCTCCACCCCTGCCCCCGCCGCCCGCCCCAGGTTCAGGCCGATGTTGAACCCCTGGGGGGCCAGCGCGGCCTCGAGCGCGCGCACCGCCAGCGCGGTGACGGTCACCAGCGCGCCGGCCTCGTCGCCGGTCAGCGCGTCCAGCCGGGCGGCGTGGCGGTAGGGGACGACCATCACGTGTCCGCTGTTGTACGGAAACTGGTTGAGCATGATGAACGCGTGGGCCGCGCGGTGGACGATGAGCCGGCCCCGGTCGTCGCCGGCGGCGAGCGCGTCGCAGAAGATGCAGCCGTCGGGCTTGGGCGCCATGACGTAGACGCCGCGCCACGGGGCCCACAGCACGTTCATGGCCCGCCCCGGTCCAGGCGCGCCAGCGCCTGCGCGGCCGCGGCCTGCTCCGCTTCCTTCTTGCTGCGGCCGCGCCCCTCGCCCAGGAGCTTGCCGCCCGCCTCCACCACCGCCACGAAGACGCGGGCATGGTTGGGGCCTTCTTCCTGCGTGATGCGGTAGCGCGGCATCTGCCCCCGCCGCTGCAGGCGCTCCTGGAGCTGGCTCTTGAAGTCCTGGCCGGCGCGCTGCATCTCCTCGGCCAGGTCGGCGATCCACCGGGACACCACCGCGTGCGCCACGCCGTAGCCGGAGTCCATGTAGATGGCGCCGATCACCGCCTCCACCGCGTCGGCCAGCAGTGCCGGCCGCTGGCGACCGCCGCCCTTCTCCTCCCCCTTCCCGAGCAGGATGTACCGCGCCAGCCCCAGCCGGCGCGCGATGGAGGCCAGGGCCGCCTCGTTGACCAGGCGCGCCCGCTGCTTGGCGAGCCCGCCCTCGTCCACGTCGGGATACCGGCGGTAGAGGTCGTCGCTGACCACCAGGCTCAGCACCGCGTCGCCCAGGAACTCCAGCCGCTCGTAGCTCTTCAGCGGGGCGCCGCGCTCGTGACTGAACGACCCGTGGCGCAGCGCCAGGTCCAGCAGCGAGCGGTCGCGAAAGCGCACGCCCAGGCGCTCCTCCAGCTGCGCCAGCTGCGCCAGCCGCTCCTGCGAGAGCACCTCGCCGACGGCGCCGGTCTCGTCCGGCGGGCTCGGGCCGCGCAGGGGTCTCACCATACGGCCCGGAGCACCAGGGTGGCGTTGTGGCCCCCGAAGCCAAAGGCGTTGGACATGACGGTGCGGAGCCGCGCCGGGCGCGCGGTGTTGGGGACGTAGTCCAGGTCGCACTCGGGGTCGGCCACCCGGTAGTTGATGGTCGGGGGGATCACCTGATGGCGCAGCGCCAGACAACAGGCGATCGCCTCGACGCCGCCGGCGGCGCCCAGCAGGTGGCCGGTCATCGACTTGGTGGAGCTGACGGCGAGCCGGCGGGCGTGGGGCCCGAAGGCGCGCTTGATGGCCAGCGTCTCCAGGCGGTCGTTGTAGGACGTGCCGGTCCCGTGGGCGTTGATGTAGTCCACCGCCTCGGGGGGGAGCCCGGCATCGCGCAACGCCGCCGCCATGGCACGGGACGCGCCGTCGCCCTCGGGGTCGGGCTGGGTGATGTGGTGGGCGTCGGTGCTGGTGCCGTACCCGACGAGTTCGGCGTAGATGGGCGCGCCACGCCGCTCGGCCACCTCCAGGGCCTCCAGGAGCACCACCCCGGCGCCCTCGCCCATGACGAACCCGTCCCGGGTGGCGTCGAACGGCCGTGATGCGCCCGCCGGGTCGTCGTTGCGGGTCGTCATCGCCTTCATCGCCGCAAACCCCGCCAGCGACAGCGGCGTGATGGCGGCCTCCGACCCGCCGGCCAGCATCGCGTCGGCCTCGCCGTACTGGATGAGGCGCGCCGCATCACCGATGGCGTTCCCGCCCGTGGCGCACGCGGTCACCACGCCCTGGCTGGGCCCCTTGGCCCCGATTAGGATGGCGGTCACGCCGCTGGCCATGTTCCCGATGACCATGGGCACGAAGAACGGCGAGACGCGGTCGGGGCCGCGCTCGATGAGGGTACGGTGCTGGGCCTCCCAGGTGATGACCCCGCCCATGCCCGAGCCGATGACGACGCCCACCCGCGTGGCGTTGGCGGCCGTGATGGTAAACCCCGCGTCCTCCAGCGCCAAGCGGGCGGCCGCGTAGGCGAACTGCACGAACCGGTCGTTGCGCCGTGCTTCCTTACGGTCCATGAACGCCGTGGGGTCGAAGTCCGGCACCTCCGCGGCGATCTGCGTGGCGAACCCCGAGGGGTCGAACGCCGTGATGCGCCGGACGCCGGACCGTCCGGCCACCAGCCCGGCCCAGAAGGCCTGATGGCCGATGCCCAGGGGGGTGACGACCCCCAGCCCGGTCACGACGACCCGCCGCCGCGTGGGTGCCACCGCATCGCCACCTACTGGGCCTGGTCCTTCATGTGGGCCTCGATGAACTTCACTGCGTCCCCGACCGTCACGATCTTCTCGGCCTGTTCGTCGGGGATTTCGATCTCGAACTCCTCCTCGAGCGCCATCACCAGCTCCACCACGTCCAGCGAGTCGGCGCCCAGGTCCTCGACGAAGGACGACTCCCGGGTGATCGTCTCCTCCTCCACGCCGAGCTGGTGCGCCACCCGCGCGCGCACACGTTCGAACACCGACGCCATCGTCCACATCACCTCCGCACCGGCCGGGCTGGACGCGCCCGGCCCGGGTCAATGCATGATCATACCACCGTCGACGTTCAAGACCTGCCCCGTGATGTACGCCGCCGCGTCGGAGGCCAGGAACACCACGGCCGCCGCCACCTCCTCCGGCGTCCCTGCCCGGCCCAGGGGGATCTGCTGAAGGTAGCGCGCCCTCACCTCGGGCGGCAGGCGCTCCGTCATGCCGGCTGCGATGTACCCGGGCGCCACGGCGTTCACGGTGATGCCCCGGGAGCCGACCTCGCGCGCCACGGCCCGGGTCAGGCCGATGAGCCCGGCTTTGGCGGCCACGTAGTTGGCCTGCCCGGCGTTGCCCGCCTGGCCGGCCGCCGAGGCGACGTTGATGATACGCCCGCTGCGCTGCCGGAGGAACTCGCGCAACGCCGCCCGGATGCAGTAGAACGCTCCCGAGAGGTTCGTGGCCAGCACCTGCTGCCAGTCCGCGTCCGTCATCCGGAGCACCAGCCCGTCGCGGGTCGTGCCGGCGTTGTTCACCAGGATGTCGAGCCGGCCGAACGTGTCGGTGGCGGCCGCCACCACGGCTGCGGCCTGCTCGGGCGACGTCAGGTCGGCGGCGACGGCGCGCGCGCGGCCACCCAGCGCGGCGATCTCCGCCACCACCGCCTCGGCGGCCTCCTGGCGGTGCGCGTAGTGCACGATCACGGCCGCGCCCTCCCGGGCGAGCGCCACGGCGATCCGGCTGCCGATGCCGCCCGAGGCGCCGGTGACCACGGCCACACGGCCGTCCAGCACCCCCATGGCGCTTACCCGCGCGCGTCGCCCGCGTCGGCGCCCACAGCGTCGGCCAGGACCGCGCGGGCCGCATCCAGGTCGGCGGGGGTCGCCACCGAGAGCACACGCGCCTGCGGGAGCGTCCGGCGGACGAGACCGGCCAGGGTCGTTCCGGGTCCGGCTTCGACGAACGTCGTGGCGCCAAGCCCATGCAGCCGACGCACTGACTGCTCCCAGCGCACCGGGCGCGCGACCTGGGCGATCAGGAGCTGGCGGATGGTCTGCGCGTCCTGCACCGGCTCGCCCGTGACGTTGGCGACGACCGGGATCGCAGCATCCCGCAGCGGCACCGCGGCGAGGACTGGCGCGAGCCGCGCGGCTGCCGCCTCCATGAGCGACGTGTGGAACGGCGCGCTGACCGCCAGGGGCACCGCACGCCGGGCACCCAGGGCCCGCAGACGTGCACAGGCAGCGTCGACGGCCGCCCGGTCGCCCGCAATGACCACCTGGCCGGGCGCGTTGATGTTGGCGACCTCCACCACGCCGGTCACCTCGCGGCAGACGCCGTCCACGGTGTCGACGTCCAGCCCCAGCACCGCCGCCATGGCGGTGGCGCGCCCGGCCACGGCCTCCTGCATGTAGCGTCCGCGGAGCCGCACCACCCGCACGGCATCGGCCAGGTCCAGAGCACCCGCGGCCACCAGCGCCGTGTACTCGCCCAGACTGAGGCCGGCCGCGTACCGCGGGGCGATCCCGTGGGCGATCAGGACCGCCGCAATGGCCCAACTGCAGGCCAGCAACGCCGGCTGGGTGTTCTCGGTCTCGCGCAGCACCTCGTCGGGGCCGTCGCGGCACAGCGCCAGCAGGTCCAGGTCGATGGCAGCGCTGGCCTCGTCGAAGACCCGGCGCGCCTGCGGGAACCGGTCGGCCATGGCGACGCCCATGCCGACGTGCTGCGCGCCCTGGCCGGGAAACACGAACGCGATCACGGCGTCTGCGGCCGACCTCCCCTGGGCCCTGCCGTCCAGCGCATCGCCGCCGCGCCCCACGTCAATCCCCCGCCGAACGCCACGAACGCCACCAGGTCGCCCGGACGCACCCGCCCTTGCTCTACGGCCTCGTAGAGCGCCACCGGGACCGACGCGGCGGAAGTGTTCCCGTACCGGTCCACGTTGATGAAGAACTTCTCCAGCGGCTGGCCGAGGCGGCGGGCCGCCGCCTCGATGATCCGCAGGTTGGCCTGGTGGGGGATGAAGCAGTCCACCTCGTCGACCGTGTACCCCGCCTGGGCCACCACCTGCTCCAGCGCCCGCGGAATGGCCCGCACGGCGAACTTGTACACTTCCCGGCCGTTCATCTTGATGAAGTGCTCCCGCGCCGCCACCGTCTCCGGGCTGGCCGGCCGGCGCGAGCCGCCCGCGGGCAGGGAGATGAGCTGGGCCCCCCCACCGTCGGCGCCCAGGTGAAAGGCGAGAAATCCCTCGCCGGCCGCGCAGGGGCGCAGTACCACCGCGGCGGCCGCGTCGCCGAACAGCACGCACGTAGCGCGGTCGGTCCAGTCCGTGATGCGGGAGAGGGTCTCGGCACCGATCACCAGCACGGTGTCGGCCGTGCCGGCAGCGATGGCGGCGTGCCCCATCGCGACGGCGTACGCCCAGCTGCTGCACGCCGCCGAGACGTCGAAGGCGCCTGCCCGCACCGCCCCCAGCTGGTGTTGCACCAGGCAGGCGGTGGCGGGAAACAGCATGTCGGGCGACGCGGTGCCCACCAGGATGAGATCCACGTCACGGGCGTCCAGCCCCGCGTCCCGCAGCGCGTCCCGGGCGGCCTCGACGGCCAGGTCGGAGGTGGCGACCCCGTCGGGTGCGACGCGCCGCTCGCGAATGCCGGTGCGGGTGACGATCCACTCGTCGCTGGTGTCGACCAGCCGCTCGAGCTCGCGGTTGGTCACCACCCTGGCCGGGATGCTCCGACCCATGCCGGCGATGGTCGCGCCTCGCCGCGTGGCGGTCCGCGTTGCAGCCTGCACCCGCGGAACGGGATGGACCGTGCTCATGGAAGACCTCCTGTGGCGAGGATCCAGATGGGTCGGCGAACGCCGGCGGTCAGGTGCGTCGCGGCCACACCGGGCATGGGATCACAGTCCGCCGCATCCACCGTCCGGATGCGATGCGGATCGGCCACCCGCGAGGAGCATGTCTGACACACGGTCACGCATAAGGGGACCGGGGTCCCCAAAAATCGCGTCACGACTTTTGGGGTGATCTAGGCTTCCTTCCTCTTCTTCTTCGCGCCAGACCGCGCGGAGGGAGCGACGACCTCCCGCCCGGCGTAGGTACCGCACGAGGGGCAGACCCGGTGCGGGAGCACGCGAGCCTTGCACTGCGGGCACGTGACGAGGGTGACGGGCGCAAGCGTCCAGCGGCTCCGCCGGTGTCCGGTCCACGAATGGGGATGTCGTCGTTTCTGCGCCACGTGGTGTCTCCTCCGTCTGGCTGACGCCCGTCGTTCAGGTCGCGGTGCTCGCGTCGTCGCCCAGCAGGGCCCGCAGCGCCGCCAGGGGCTGCAGCTGCGTCGGCGCGGGCTCG is a window encoding:
- a CDS encoding HIT domain-containing protein, whose amino-acid sequence is MNVLWAPWRGVYVMAPKPDGCIFCDALAAGDDRGRLIVHRAAHAFIMLNQFPYNSGHVMVVPYRHAARLDALTGDEAGALVTVTALAVRALEAALAPQGFNIGLNLGRAAGAGVEDHLHVHVVPRWVGDTNFMPVLAATKVLPQHLTETYDRLQAALVTTSRAQVQLDPKHPDRGC
- the rnc gene encoding ribonuclease III, with product MVRPLRGPSPPDETGAVGEVLSQERLAQLAQLEERLGVRFRDRSLLDLALRHGSFSHERGAPLKSYERLEFLGDAVLSLVVSDDLYRRYPDVDEGGLAKQRARLVNEAALASIARRLGLARYILLGKGEEKGGGRQRPALLADAVEAVIGAIYMDSGYGVAHAVVSRWIADLAEEMQRAGQDFKSQLQERLQRRGQMPRYRITQEEGPNHARVFVAVVEAGGKLLGEGRGRSKKEAEQAAAAQALARLDRGGP
- the fabF gene encoding beta-ketoacyl-ACP synthase II, whose translation is MAPTRRRVVVTGLGVVTPLGIGHQAFWAGLVAGRSGVRRITAFDPSGFATQIAAEVPDFDPTAFMDRKEARRNDRFVQFAYAAARLALEDAGFTITAANATRVGVVIGSGMGGVITWEAQHRTLIERGPDRVSPFFVPMVIGNMASGVTAILIGAKGPSQGVVTACATGGNAIGDAARLIQYGEADAMLAGGSEAAITPLSLAGFAAMKAMTTRNDDPAGASRPFDATRDGFVMGEGAGVVLLEALEVAERRGAPIYAELVGYGTSTDAHHITQPDPEGDGASRAMAAALRDAGLPPEAVDYINAHGTGTSYNDRLETLAIKRAFGPHARRLAVSSTKSMTGHLLGAAGGVEAIACCLALRHQVIPPTINYRVADPECDLDYVPNTARPARLRTVMSNAFGFGGHNATLVLRAVW
- the acpP gene encoding acyl carrier protein, with amino-acid sequence MASVFERVRARVAHQLGVEEETITRESSFVEDLGADSLDVVELVMALEEEFEIEIPDEQAEKIVTVGDAVKFIEAHMKDQAQ
- the fabG gene encoding 3-oxoacyl-[acyl-carrier-protein] reductase, producing the protein MGVLDGRVAVVTGASGGIGSRIAVALAREGAAVIVHYAHRQEAAEAVVAEIAALGGRARAVAADLTSPEQAAAVVAAATDTFGRLDILVNNAGTTRDGLVLRMTDADWQQVLATNLSGAFYCIRAALREFLRQRSGRIINVASAAGQAGNAGQANYVAAKAGLIGLTRAVAREVGSRGITVNAVAPGYIAAGMTERLPPEVRARYLQQIPLGRAGTPEEVAAAVVFLASDAAAYITGQVLNVDGGMIMH
- the fabD gene encoding ACP S-malonyltransferase; amino-acid sequence: MIAFVFPGQGAQHVGMGVAMADRFPQARRVFDEASAAIDLDLLALCRDGPDEVLRETENTQPALLACSWAIAAVLIAHGIAPRYAAGLSLGEYTALVAAGALDLADAVRVVRLRGRYMQEAVAGRATAMAAVLGLDVDTVDGVCREVTGVVEVANINAPGQVVIAGDRAAVDAACARLRALGARRAVPLAVSAPFHTSLMEAAAARLAPVLAAVPLRDAAIPVVANVTGEPVQDAQTIRQLLIAQVARPVRWEQSVRRLHGLGATTFVEAGPGTTLAGLVRRTLPQARVLSVATPADLDAARAVLADAVGADAGDARG
- a CDS encoding beta-ketoacyl-ACP synthase III, which gives rise to MSTVHPVPRVQAATRTATRRGATIAGMGRSIPARVVTNRELERLVDTSDEWIVTRTGIRERRVAPDGVATSDLAVEAARDALRDAGLDARDVDLILVGTASPDMLFPATACLVQHQLGAVRAGAFDVSAACSSWAYAVAMGHAAIAAGTADTVLVIGAETLSRITDWTDRATCVLFGDAAAAVVLRPCAAGEGFLAFHLGADGGGAQLISLPAGGSRRPASPETVAAREHFIKMNGREVYKFAVRAIPRALEQVVAQAGYTVDEVDCFIPHQANLRIIEAAARRLGQPLEKFFINVDRYGNTSAASVPVALYEAVEQGRVRPGDLVAFVAFGGGLTWGAAAMRWTAGPRGGRPQTP
- the rpmF gene encoding 50S ribosomal protein L32; amino-acid sequence: MAQKRRHPHSWTGHRRSRWTLAPVTLVTCPQCKARVLPHRVCPSCGTYAGREVVAPSARSGAKKKRKEA